In the genome of Raphanus sativus cultivar WK10039 chromosome 4, ASM80110v3, whole genome shotgun sequence, one region contains:
- the LOC108853186 gene encoding ABC transporter A family member 9 isoform X1, producing the protein MTLREGVPLLYQQFTALFKKNLLLSWRNKSATCLHLFSSFFFIFLIFCIQEATKASEVTSLAHVNITDPKALASPPIPPCEDKFYAKLPCYDFVWSGNQSRRVSNIVSAIMANNPGRPIPTNKVQSFKGPKEVDAWFTSHPLHAPGALHFTERNATVISYGVQTNSSSATKRGRTEDPTFKFLVPLQIAAEREIARSLIGDPKFGWSFGFKEFARPAVAKEVTISPLNLMGPVFFLAFSMFGFVLQLGSLATEKELKLRQAMTMMGVYDTAYWLSWLIWEGILTFVSSLFLVLFGMMFQFDFFLKNSFFVVFLLFLLFQFNMISLAFVLSSFISKSSSATTVGFLVFLIGFITQTVASGGFPYSSTYSLTRRVIWSFFPPNTFSAGLQLLIEATSVPGSPGISWSKRDVCSGDDATCFLTMNKIYIWLVGTFFFWFVLAIYFDNIIPNASGVRKTIFYFLKPSYWTSKEGNKVKEGSICSCFGSVPPVEHLSPEDQDVLEEETLVRQQASGGIVDPNIAVEIHGLAKTYPGTTKLGCCKCTKTSPFHAVKGLWMNIAKDQLFCLLGPNGAGKTTTISCLTGINPVTGGDALIYGDSIRSSVGMSNIRKMIGVCPQFDILWDALSSEEHLHLFASIKGLPPASIKPIAEKLLADVKLTGAAKFRAGSYSGGMKRRLSVAIALIGDPKLVFLDEPTTGMDPITRRHVWDIIQESKKGRAIILTTHSMEEADILGDRIGIMAKGRLRCIGTSIRLKSRFGTGFITTVSFLENKNDGAGTSPEPLKKFFKNQLKVEPIEEKKAFMTFVIPHDKEKLLADFFEELQHRESEFGISDIQLGLATLEEVFLNIARRAELESATAEGTLVTLELEESGILVEIPVGARFVGIPGTENAENPRGMMVEVYWQQDGSGSMCISGHSPEMSIPQNVPVLYEPPSQVLGRGQRRVRGSVIDYESSD; encoded by the exons ATGACTTTGAGAGAAGGTGTGCCGCTTCTGTATCAGCAGTTCACAGCGTTGTTCAAAAAGAATCTACTGCTCTCATGGCGAAACAAGAGCGCCACGTGTCTCCATCTCTTCTCTTcgttcttcttcatctttctcaTCTTCTGTATCCAAGAAGCGACGAAGGCGAGCGAGGTAACCTCGTTGGCGCACGTAAATATCACCGATCCTAAGGCATTAGCTTCGCCTCCGATTCCGCCTTGTGAGGATAAGTTCTACGCGAAGCTTCCATGCTACGACTTCGTGTGGAGTGGGAACCAGAGCCGACGAGTGTCCAACATCGTCTCTGCTATTATGGCGAACAATCCAGGAAGACCTATTCCGACCAACAAg GTTCAATCATTCAAAGGACCCAAGGAGGTAGATGCATGGTTTACGTCACATCCTTTGCATGCCCCAGGAGCTTTGCATTTTACGGAAAGGAACGCTACAGTGATCAGCTATGGAGTTCAGACAAACTCTTCTTCGGCTACAAAACGTGGTCGGACTGAAGATCCAACGTTTAAGTTTCTTGTCCCTCTTCAAATCGCTGCAGAGCGTGAGATCGCAAGGTCTTTAATTGGAG ATCCAAAGTTTGGTTGGAGTTTTGGATTTAAAGAGTTTGCACGACCAGCTGTTGCTAAAGAAGTAACTATCTCTCCACTGAATCTTATGGGACCAGTGTTCTTTCTTGCTTTCTCCATGTTTGGTTTTGTTCTCCAACTCGGTTCTCTAGCTACCGAGAAAGAGCTTAAACTTCGCCAG GCAATGACAATGATGGGAGTTTACGATACAGCTTATTGGTTATCATGGCTCATATGGGAAGGCATCCTTACATTTGTATCATCACTCTTCTTAGTCCTCTTTGGAATGATGTTCCAATTCGATTTTTTCTTGAAGAACAGTTTCTTTGTTGTCTTCCTACTTTTCTTGCTTTTTCAGTTTAATATG ATTAGCCTAGCGTTCGTGCTGTCATCTTTCATTAGCAAATCATCTTCAGCAACAACCGTTGGTTTCCTTGTTTTTCTCATTGGCTTTATCACACAG ACTGTAGCTTCTGGTGGATTCCCTTATTCAAGCACATATTCCCTTACCCGCCGGGTGATTTGGTCATTCTTTCCACCCAATACCTTTTCTGCTGGGTTGCAGCTGCTTATCGAAGCGACATCAGTTCCCGGAAGCCCTGGAATTAGTTGGAGTAAAAGAGATGTATGCTCAGGGGATGACGCCACCTGCTTTCTTACAATG AATAAAATCTACATATGGCTTGTGGGGACATTCTTTTTCTGGTTTGTTTTGGCTATCTACTTTGACAATATCATCCCCAATGCCTCTGGTGTAAGAAAAACAATCTTCTACTTTCTAAAGCCTAGTTATTGGACTAGCAAAGAGGGCAACAAAGTGAAAG AAGGGAGCATTTGTAGCTGCTTTGGCTCAGTTCCACCTGTAGAGCATTTATCACCAGAGGACCAAGATGTGCTTGAAGAGGAGACACTAGTTAGACAACAAGCAAGCGGTGGGATAGTTGATCCTAACATTGCTGTTGAGATTCATGGTCTTGCAAAGACATATCCTGGCACGACAAAGCTTGGTTGTTGCAAATGTACCAAAACATCCCCTTTTCATGCTGTAAAG GGTTTGTGGATGAATATAGCCAAAGACCAGTTGTTCTGTCTTCTTGGACCCAATGGTGCAGGGAAGACAACTACTATCAGCTGTCTGACTGGTATAAATCCAGTTACTGGTGGGGATG CTCTTATCTATGGAGATTCCATAAGAAGCTCTGTTGGTATGTCCAACATTCGTAAAATGATTGGAGTTTGTCCTCAG tttGATATCCTTTGGGATGCTTTGTCAAGTGAAGAACACCTCCACCTCTTTGCTAGCATCAAAGGGTTGCCACCTGCATCTATCAAACCG ATTGCAGAGAAGTTACTTGCAGATGTAAAGCTGACAGGAGCAGCTAAATTTAGAGCAGGAAGCTACAGTGGTGGAATGAAACGTAGACTCAGTGTTGCAATTGCACTCATTGGTGATCCCAAGCTGGTCTTTCTAGATGAACCG ACTACTGGTATGGACCCTATCACAAGGAGACATGTGTGGGACATTATACAGGAATCAAAGAAAGGCCGTGCCATCATACTAACAACACATTCTATGGAAGAAGCTGATATTTTAGGTGATAGAATAGGGATCATGGCTAAAGGCAGGCTCCGCTGCATTGGAACCTCCATCAGGTTAAAATCTCGCTTCGGCACGGGTTTCATCACTACAGTTAGCTTCCTTGAAAACAAAAACGACGGTGCTGGAACCTCACCTGAGCCACTTAAAAAATTCTTCAAAAAT CAACTGAAAGTTGAGCCAATAGAAGAGAAAAAAGCTTTCATGACTTTTGTTATCCCCCACGACAAAGAGAAACTTTTGGCG GATTTTTTTGAAGAGCTACAACACAGAGAATCTGAATTTGGAATCTCGGACATACAGCTAGGGCTTGCAACTCTTGAAGAAGTGTTTCTGAACATCGCAAGACGGGCTGAACTAGAAAGTGCAACAGCTGAAGGAACCTTGGTTACTCTCGAGTTAGAAGAATCAGGCATCTTGGTCGAG ATACCTGTTGGAGCAAGATTTGTAGGTATACCAGGAACTGAAAACGCGGAGAATCCTAGAGGAATGATGGTGGAAGTGTACTGGCAACAAGATGGTTCTGGTTCGATGTGCATCTCTGGACACTCGCCGGAGATGAGCATACCACAGAACGTTCCTGTGTTATATGAGCCACCATCACAAGTGTTAGGACGCGGGCAGCGACGAGTTCGGGGTTCCGTGATTGATTATGAATCTAGCGATTAA
- the LOC108853186 gene encoding ABC transporter A family member 9 isoform X3, which translates to MTLREGVPLLYQQFTALFKKNLLLSWRNKSATCLHLFSSFFFIFLIFCIQEATKASEVTSLAHVNITDPKALASPPIPPCEDKFYAKLPCYDFVWSGNQSRRVSNIVSAIMANNPGRPIPTNKVQSFKGPKEVDAWFTSHPLHAPGALHFTERNATVISYGVQTNSSSATKRGRTEDPTFKFLVPLQIAAEREIARSLIGDPKFGWSFGFKEFARPAVAKEVTISPLNLMGPVFFLAFSMFGFVLQLGSLATEKELKLRQAMTMMGVYDTAYWLSWLIWEGILTFVSSLFLVLFGMMFQFDFFLKNSFFVVFLLFLLFQFNMISLAFVLSSFISKSSSATTVGFLVFLIGFITQTVASGGFPYSSTYSLTRRVIWSFFPPNTFSAGLQLLIEATSVPGSPGISWSKRDVCSGDDATCFLTMNKIYIWLVGTFFFWFVLAIYFDNIIPNASGVRKTIFYFLKPSYWTSKEGNKVKVPPVEHLSPEDQDVLEEETLVRQQASGGIVDPNIAVEIHGLAKTYPGTTKLGCCKCTKTSPFHAVKGLWMNIAKDQLFCLLGPNGAGKTTTISCLTGINPVTGGDALIYGDSIRSSVGMSNIRKMIGVCPQFDILWDALSSEEHLHLFASIKGLPPASIKPIAEKLLADVKLTGAAKFRAGSYSGGMKRRLSVAIALIGDPKLVFLDEPTTGMDPITRRHVWDIIQESKKGRAIILTTHSMEEADILGDRIGIMAKGRLRCIGTSIRLKSRFGTGFITTVSFLENKNDGAGTSPEPLKKFFKNQLKVEPIEEKKAFMTFVIPHDKEKLLADFFEELQHRESEFGISDIQLGLATLEEVFLNIARRAELESATAEGTLVTLELEESGILVEIPVGARFVGIPGTENAENPRGMMVEVYWQQDGSGSMCISGHSPEMSIPQNVPVLYEPPSQVLGRGQRRVRGSVIDYESSD; encoded by the exons ATGACTTTGAGAGAAGGTGTGCCGCTTCTGTATCAGCAGTTCACAGCGTTGTTCAAAAAGAATCTACTGCTCTCATGGCGAAACAAGAGCGCCACGTGTCTCCATCTCTTCTCTTcgttcttcttcatctttctcaTCTTCTGTATCCAAGAAGCGACGAAGGCGAGCGAGGTAACCTCGTTGGCGCACGTAAATATCACCGATCCTAAGGCATTAGCTTCGCCTCCGATTCCGCCTTGTGAGGATAAGTTCTACGCGAAGCTTCCATGCTACGACTTCGTGTGGAGTGGGAACCAGAGCCGACGAGTGTCCAACATCGTCTCTGCTATTATGGCGAACAATCCAGGAAGACCTATTCCGACCAACAAg GTTCAATCATTCAAAGGACCCAAGGAGGTAGATGCATGGTTTACGTCACATCCTTTGCATGCCCCAGGAGCTTTGCATTTTACGGAAAGGAACGCTACAGTGATCAGCTATGGAGTTCAGACAAACTCTTCTTCGGCTACAAAACGTGGTCGGACTGAAGATCCAACGTTTAAGTTTCTTGTCCCTCTTCAAATCGCTGCAGAGCGTGAGATCGCAAGGTCTTTAATTGGAG ATCCAAAGTTTGGTTGGAGTTTTGGATTTAAAGAGTTTGCACGACCAGCTGTTGCTAAAGAAGTAACTATCTCTCCACTGAATCTTATGGGACCAGTGTTCTTTCTTGCTTTCTCCATGTTTGGTTTTGTTCTCCAACTCGGTTCTCTAGCTACCGAGAAAGAGCTTAAACTTCGCCAG GCAATGACAATGATGGGAGTTTACGATACAGCTTATTGGTTATCATGGCTCATATGGGAAGGCATCCTTACATTTGTATCATCACTCTTCTTAGTCCTCTTTGGAATGATGTTCCAATTCGATTTTTTCTTGAAGAACAGTTTCTTTGTTGTCTTCCTACTTTTCTTGCTTTTTCAGTTTAATATG ATTAGCCTAGCGTTCGTGCTGTCATCTTTCATTAGCAAATCATCTTCAGCAACAACCGTTGGTTTCCTTGTTTTTCTCATTGGCTTTATCACACAG ACTGTAGCTTCTGGTGGATTCCCTTATTCAAGCACATATTCCCTTACCCGCCGGGTGATTTGGTCATTCTTTCCACCCAATACCTTTTCTGCTGGGTTGCAGCTGCTTATCGAAGCGACATCAGTTCCCGGAAGCCCTGGAATTAGTTGGAGTAAAAGAGATGTATGCTCAGGGGATGACGCCACCTGCTTTCTTACAATG AATAAAATCTACATATGGCTTGTGGGGACATTCTTTTTCTGGTTTGTTTTGGCTATCTACTTTGACAATATCATCCCCAATGCCTCTGGTGTAAGAAAAACAATCTTCTACTTTCTAAAGCCTAGTTATTGGACTAGCAAAGAGGGCAACAAAGTGAAAG TTCCACCTGTAGAGCATTTATCACCAGAGGACCAAGATGTGCTTGAAGAGGAGACACTAGTTAGACAACAAGCAAGCGGTGGGATAGTTGATCCTAACATTGCTGTTGAGATTCATGGTCTTGCAAAGACATATCCTGGCACGACAAAGCTTGGTTGTTGCAAATGTACCAAAACATCCCCTTTTCATGCTGTAAAG GGTTTGTGGATGAATATAGCCAAAGACCAGTTGTTCTGTCTTCTTGGACCCAATGGTGCAGGGAAGACAACTACTATCAGCTGTCTGACTGGTATAAATCCAGTTACTGGTGGGGATG CTCTTATCTATGGAGATTCCATAAGAAGCTCTGTTGGTATGTCCAACATTCGTAAAATGATTGGAGTTTGTCCTCAG tttGATATCCTTTGGGATGCTTTGTCAAGTGAAGAACACCTCCACCTCTTTGCTAGCATCAAAGGGTTGCCACCTGCATCTATCAAACCG ATTGCAGAGAAGTTACTTGCAGATGTAAAGCTGACAGGAGCAGCTAAATTTAGAGCAGGAAGCTACAGTGGTGGAATGAAACGTAGACTCAGTGTTGCAATTGCACTCATTGGTGATCCCAAGCTGGTCTTTCTAGATGAACCG ACTACTGGTATGGACCCTATCACAAGGAGACATGTGTGGGACATTATACAGGAATCAAAGAAAGGCCGTGCCATCATACTAACAACACATTCTATGGAAGAAGCTGATATTTTAGGTGATAGAATAGGGATCATGGCTAAAGGCAGGCTCCGCTGCATTGGAACCTCCATCAGGTTAAAATCTCGCTTCGGCACGGGTTTCATCACTACAGTTAGCTTCCTTGAAAACAAAAACGACGGTGCTGGAACCTCACCTGAGCCACTTAAAAAATTCTTCAAAAAT CAACTGAAAGTTGAGCCAATAGAAGAGAAAAAAGCTTTCATGACTTTTGTTATCCCCCACGACAAAGAGAAACTTTTGGCG GATTTTTTTGAAGAGCTACAACACAGAGAATCTGAATTTGGAATCTCGGACATACAGCTAGGGCTTGCAACTCTTGAAGAAGTGTTTCTGAACATCGCAAGACGGGCTGAACTAGAAAGTGCAACAGCTGAAGGAACCTTGGTTACTCTCGAGTTAGAAGAATCAGGCATCTTGGTCGAG ATACCTGTTGGAGCAAGATTTGTAGGTATACCAGGAACTGAAAACGCGGAGAATCCTAGAGGAATGATGGTGGAAGTGTACTGGCAACAAGATGGTTCTGGTTCGATGTGCATCTCTGGACACTCGCCGGAGATGAGCATACCACAGAACGTTCCTGTGTTATATGAGCCACCATCACAAGTGTTAGGACGCGGGCAGCGACGAGTTCGGGGTTCCGTGATTGATTATGAATCTAGCGATTAA
- the LOC108853186 gene encoding ABC transporter A family member 9 isoform X2, which yields MTLREGVPLLYQQFTALFKKNLLLSWRNKSATCLHLFSSFFFIFLIFCIQEATKASEVTSLAHVNITDPKALASPPIPPCEDKFYAKLPCYDFVWSGNQSRRVSNIVSAIMANNPGRPIPTNKVQSFKGPKEVDAWFTSHPLHAPGALHFTERNATVISYGVQTNSSSATKRGRTEDPTFKFLVPLQIAAEREIARSLIGDPKFGWSFGFKEFARPAVAKEVTISPLNLMGPVFFLAFSMFGFVLQLGSLATEKELKLRQAMTMMGVYDTAYWLSWLIWEGILTFVSSLFLVLFGMMFQFDFFLKNSFFVVFLLFLLFQFNMISLAFVLSSFISKSSSATTVGFLVFLIGFITQTVASGGFPYSSTYSLTRRVIWSFFPPNTFSAGLQLLIEATSVPGSPGISWSKRDVCSGDDATCFLTMNKIYIWLVGTFFFWFVLAIYFDNIIPNASGVRKTIFYFLKPSYWTSKEGNKVKEGSICSCFGSVPPVEHLSPEDQDVLEEETLVRQQASGGIVDPNIAVEIHGLAKTYPGTTKLGCCKCTKTSPFHAVKGLWMNIAKDQLFCLLGPNGAGKTTTISCLTGINPVTGGDALIYGDSIRSSVGMSNIRKMIGVCPQFDILWDALSSEEHLHLFASIKGLPPASIKPVCYSCILQMLTGAAKFRAGSYSGGMKRRLSVAIALIGDPKLVFLDEPTTGMDPITRRHVWDIIQESKKGRAIILTTHSMEEADILGDRIGIMAKGRLRCIGTSIRLKSRFGTGFITTVSFLENKNDGAGTSPEPLKKFFKNQLKVEPIEEKKAFMTFVIPHDKEKLLADFFEELQHRESEFGISDIQLGLATLEEVFLNIARRAELESATAEGTLVTLELEESGILVEIPVGARFVGIPGTENAENPRGMMVEVYWQQDGSGSMCISGHSPEMSIPQNVPVLYEPPSQVLGRGQRRVRGSVIDYESSD from the exons ATGACTTTGAGAGAAGGTGTGCCGCTTCTGTATCAGCAGTTCACAGCGTTGTTCAAAAAGAATCTACTGCTCTCATGGCGAAACAAGAGCGCCACGTGTCTCCATCTCTTCTCTTcgttcttcttcatctttctcaTCTTCTGTATCCAAGAAGCGACGAAGGCGAGCGAGGTAACCTCGTTGGCGCACGTAAATATCACCGATCCTAAGGCATTAGCTTCGCCTCCGATTCCGCCTTGTGAGGATAAGTTCTACGCGAAGCTTCCATGCTACGACTTCGTGTGGAGTGGGAACCAGAGCCGACGAGTGTCCAACATCGTCTCTGCTATTATGGCGAACAATCCAGGAAGACCTATTCCGACCAACAAg GTTCAATCATTCAAAGGACCCAAGGAGGTAGATGCATGGTTTACGTCACATCCTTTGCATGCCCCAGGAGCTTTGCATTTTACGGAAAGGAACGCTACAGTGATCAGCTATGGAGTTCAGACAAACTCTTCTTCGGCTACAAAACGTGGTCGGACTGAAGATCCAACGTTTAAGTTTCTTGTCCCTCTTCAAATCGCTGCAGAGCGTGAGATCGCAAGGTCTTTAATTGGAG ATCCAAAGTTTGGTTGGAGTTTTGGATTTAAAGAGTTTGCACGACCAGCTGTTGCTAAAGAAGTAACTATCTCTCCACTGAATCTTATGGGACCAGTGTTCTTTCTTGCTTTCTCCATGTTTGGTTTTGTTCTCCAACTCGGTTCTCTAGCTACCGAGAAAGAGCTTAAACTTCGCCAG GCAATGACAATGATGGGAGTTTACGATACAGCTTATTGGTTATCATGGCTCATATGGGAAGGCATCCTTACATTTGTATCATCACTCTTCTTAGTCCTCTTTGGAATGATGTTCCAATTCGATTTTTTCTTGAAGAACAGTTTCTTTGTTGTCTTCCTACTTTTCTTGCTTTTTCAGTTTAATATG ATTAGCCTAGCGTTCGTGCTGTCATCTTTCATTAGCAAATCATCTTCAGCAACAACCGTTGGTTTCCTTGTTTTTCTCATTGGCTTTATCACACAG ACTGTAGCTTCTGGTGGATTCCCTTATTCAAGCACATATTCCCTTACCCGCCGGGTGATTTGGTCATTCTTTCCACCCAATACCTTTTCTGCTGGGTTGCAGCTGCTTATCGAAGCGACATCAGTTCCCGGAAGCCCTGGAATTAGTTGGAGTAAAAGAGATGTATGCTCAGGGGATGACGCCACCTGCTTTCTTACAATG AATAAAATCTACATATGGCTTGTGGGGACATTCTTTTTCTGGTTTGTTTTGGCTATCTACTTTGACAATATCATCCCCAATGCCTCTGGTGTAAGAAAAACAATCTTCTACTTTCTAAAGCCTAGTTATTGGACTAGCAAAGAGGGCAACAAAGTGAAAG AAGGGAGCATTTGTAGCTGCTTTGGCTCAGTTCCACCTGTAGAGCATTTATCACCAGAGGACCAAGATGTGCTTGAAGAGGAGACACTAGTTAGACAACAAGCAAGCGGTGGGATAGTTGATCCTAACATTGCTGTTGAGATTCATGGTCTTGCAAAGACATATCCTGGCACGACAAAGCTTGGTTGTTGCAAATGTACCAAAACATCCCCTTTTCATGCTGTAAAG GGTTTGTGGATGAATATAGCCAAAGACCAGTTGTTCTGTCTTCTTGGACCCAATGGTGCAGGGAAGACAACTACTATCAGCTGTCTGACTGGTATAAATCCAGTTACTGGTGGGGATG CTCTTATCTATGGAGATTCCATAAGAAGCTCTGTTGGTATGTCCAACATTCGTAAAATGATTGGAGTTTGTCCTCAG tttGATATCCTTTGGGATGCTTTGTCAAGTGAAGAACACCTCCACCTCTTTGCTAGCATCAAAGGGTTGCCACCTGCATCTATCAAACCGGTATGTTATTCATGTATTTTACAAATG CTGACAGGAGCAGCTAAATTTAGAGCAGGAAGCTACAGTGGTGGAATGAAACGTAGACTCAGTGTTGCAATTGCACTCATTGGTGATCCCAAGCTGGTCTTTCTAGATGAACCG ACTACTGGTATGGACCCTATCACAAGGAGACATGTGTGGGACATTATACAGGAATCAAAGAAAGGCCGTGCCATCATACTAACAACACATTCTATGGAAGAAGCTGATATTTTAGGTGATAGAATAGGGATCATGGCTAAAGGCAGGCTCCGCTGCATTGGAACCTCCATCAGGTTAAAATCTCGCTTCGGCACGGGTTTCATCACTACAGTTAGCTTCCTTGAAAACAAAAACGACGGTGCTGGAACCTCACCTGAGCCACTTAAAAAATTCTTCAAAAAT CAACTGAAAGTTGAGCCAATAGAAGAGAAAAAAGCTTTCATGACTTTTGTTATCCCCCACGACAAAGAGAAACTTTTGGCG GATTTTTTTGAAGAGCTACAACACAGAGAATCTGAATTTGGAATCTCGGACATACAGCTAGGGCTTGCAACTCTTGAAGAAGTGTTTCTGAACATCGCAAGACGGGCTGAACTAGAAAGTGCAACAGCTGAAGGAACCTTGGTTACTCTCGAGTTAGAAGAATCAGGCATCTTGGTCGAG ATACCTGTTGGAGCAAGATTTGTAGGTATACCAGGAACTGAAAACGCGGAGAATCCTAGAGGAATGATGGTGGAAGTGTACTGGCAACAAGATGGTTCTGGTTCGATGTGCATCTCTGGACACTCGCCGGAGATGAGCATACCACAGAACGTTCCTGTGTTATATGAGCCACCATCACAAGTGTTAGGACGCGGGCAGCGACGAGTTCGGGGTTCCGTGATTGATTATGAATCTAGCGATTAA